The following nucleotide sequence is from Devosia salina.
AGCCGGGCATGGTCGCCACCCACCATTGATCGAGAATGAAGGTGCGGCCGCGCGAGATCATCGCACCCCATTCGGGCAGCGGCGGCTGGGCGCCCAGGCCAATGAAGCCGAGCCCCGCGGCGGTGAGAATGACGCCGGCCATGTCGAGGGTGACGCGGATGATCATCGAGGAGGTGCAGAGCGGCAGGATGTGTTGGACGATGACGCGGATCGGTCCACCACCGGCCAATTGCACGGCGGAAATATATTCGGCATTGCGGATCGTCAGCGTCTCGGCGCGCGCGATGCGGGCATAGGCCGGCCAGGACGTGATGGCGATGGCGATGATGGCATTGTTGATGCCGGGGCCAAGCGCGGCCACGAAAGCCAGGGCCAGGATCAGCTTGGGCAGCGAGAGGAAGATATCGGTAAAGCCCATCAGGATGCGGTCGACCCAGCCGCCGAAATAGCCGGCGATGGCCCCGATGAGCAGGCCCAGCGGTGCGGAAATCAGCGCCACCAGCAGCACGATGGTGAGGGTAATCTGCGAGCCCCAGATGACGCGGCTGAAAATGTCGCGGCCCAGTTCGTCAGTGCCCATCCAGTGCGCGGCGGAGGGGGGCATCAGCCGGTTGGCCAGATCCTGCCCGATTGCCGAATAGGGTGCGATCCAAGGCGCCAGGGCAGCGGTGAGCAGCAGCACGAGAATGATGACGCCACCGAGTACGGAAAGCGGATTGCGCATGAGCGCGGCAAAGACCCGGTAGGCCCGGCCTACATTGGCCTGCAGCCGCGAGGTGGGACTATCGGCGAGGAGCCAGTCGCGCGTGGTCATTAGCGAGCCCTCGGGTCGAGGACGCGGTAGAGCACGTCCGAGACCTTGTTGATGACGATGAAGACGGCGCCGATGACGAGCGTCGACCCAAGGACCGCGTTCATGTCGGCATTGAGGAGGGCCGTGGTGAGGTAGTTGCCGATGCCCGGCCAGGAGAACACGGTTTCGATCATCACCGAGCCTTCGAGCAGACCGGCATAAGAAAGACCGATGACGGTGATCAGCGGCACCCGGATCGGGTTGAAGGCATGGCGCCAGATGACAACGCGCTCCGGCACGCCCTTGACCCGGGCGGTGGTGACGAACTCCTGGCTCAATTGGTCGAGCATGAAGCTGCGGGTCATGCGGGCGATATAGGCCAGGCTGAAAAAGCCGAGCACCGAGGCGGGCAGGATCAGGTGGGAGACCGCGTTCCAGAAGATGTCGATCTCGCCGGCCAGCAGGCTGTCGATCAGGATCATGCCGGTGACCGGAGACACCAGGCCGTCATAGAAGATGTCGAGCCGCCCCGGCCCGCCGACCCAACGCAGGCGCGCATAAAAGAGGGCCAGGCCGACAAGGCCCAGCCAGA
It contains:
- a CDS encoding ABC transporter permease codes for the protein MVKRRVRRGLTTTGGFLITLFLTFLGLLAITFFIGRVIPIDPVLAVVGDRATQAQYDAAKIAMGLDQPLWMQFITYVGNVFTGDFGMSVSTGRPVIEDLSRFFPATFEMATLGILVGVVLGVPLGVTAASRQGSWLDQAIRVVGLLGYSVPAFWLGLVGLALFYARLRWVGGPGRLDIFYDGLVSPVTGMILIDSLLAGEIDIFWNAVSHLILPASVLGFFSLAYIARMTRSFMLDQLSQEFVTTARVKGVPERVVIWRHAFNPIRVPLITVIGLSYAGLLEGSVMIETVFSWPGIGNYLTTALLNADMNAVLGSTLVIGAVFIVINKVSDVLYRVLDPRAR
- a CDS encoding ABC transporter permease, whose translation is MTTRDWLLADSPTSRLQANVGRAYRVFAALMRNPLSVLGGVIILVLLLTAALAPWIAPYSAIGQDLANRLMPPSAAHWMGTDELGRDIFSRVIWGSQITLTIVLLVALISAPLGLLIGAIAGYFGGWVDRILMGFTDIFLSLPKLILALAFVAALGPGINNAIIAIAITSWPAYARIARAETLTIRNAEYISAVQLAGGGPIRVIVQHILPLCTSSMIIRVTLDMAGVILTAAGLGFIGLGAQPPLPEWGAMISRGRTFILDQWWVATMPGFAIIIVSLGFCFLGDGLRDVLDPKSEGKS